GCGCGGCGAGTTTCACGGGATGGGTCTCGTAGGGGTTGACGACGCCCGGTCCCAGCCGGATCTCGTCGGTCGCCGCGGCCATCCGCGAGAGCACGACGAACGGGTCGCGGTTGAAGTAGTGACTGCTCGAGAGCGCGAGGTCGAACCCCTCGTCCTCCGCGAGCGCCGCCAAGTCAGCGATCCGATTGGGTGGATGTTCGGGGGTGAGTTCGATGCCCCAGGTCGGGTCCGCGCCCGACTCGAGTCCGGAATCCGGTTCGCCGTCGCTCATCCGTTAACCCTCCGGGTTCGTCCCGTCGACTCGCCGCTCGAGGGACGAGCCGGTGCCGCGTGTCGACTCATGTCCGCAGGGTCGGCGACCGCGGTAAAAAGCCCACCGTCACCGGCGACGGTGGCCGTTGTCGCCGTTTCGTCTCCAGTCACTCAGCTTCACTCACAGCGAGCCCGAAAGAACAGTGCCGCCCCGCGCCGATCGAACTCGACGCTCGAGAACCCCGCCGTCCGGAGTCGGCGTCGGAGGTCCGTCGCGTCGAACGGTTCGACGTCGAGGACGCCTTTCGCGGTCGCTCGAACCGGCAACAGCTCGAGCACGTAGTCCTCAACCAACGCGGTCCCGACGAACATCCCATCGGAGCGCAGTACGCGGGCGATTTCCTCGAGTACCGCGTCCGGATCCGGAAGCAGGTGCAGCGCCCAGCAGCAGGTCGCGCGGTCGAACGCGTTCGCGTCGAACCACAGGTCGTCGGCGCTCATCCGCGCGAACGCCACGTCGACGCCGTCTCGGGCGGCGTACCGCATCGCCCGCTCGAGCATCCCCGCGGAGATGTCGATTCCGACGACGTTCGCGGCGGCGGCGACTGGGCGAGCGATTCGACCCGTACCGCAGGCGACGTCGAGGACGGTCGGCGTATCGCCGTCAGCCACATCGATATCCTCGAGCTCGAGCATCTCCACAACCGTCTTGCGGTCGTCCCGCGGCGCGGCGGGACCGCCGACGAAGCGGTACAGCGGGTCGAACCAGAACGGCGACTCGTAGATCGGCGCTAAGCGGTCGAACAGCGTTTCGTGGGACGAGTCGCCGTCGGGAACGGGAAAGCGCGGAACGCCGTCGACGACCGGAATCGTCGCGTCACCGTTCGGACAGACGAGCGCGCGGCCGTCCTCGTCCACGGACTTCCGGAAGGACAGTCGCCGTCCGCAGCGTCCGCAGGCGTACGCCGGCTCGGTCGCAGTTGCGTCCATCGCCGTGACGTACCACCGCTGTGTCCTTGATTCTCGTGCCGGCCTTCGAGTCAGCCGTCGAACTCCCACTCGCGAAGCGCCTGCCGCACGAGGTCGTCTTCGACCGACCGGAACAGTTCGTCGCTGCCCTCGAGGTCGCCGAAGTCCCAGTCGCTGACGACGACCGCGGGGGTTCCGCCCGCGCCTTCGCCGGTGACGAGGTTCGCGGCGGCGCTGAGTTCGTCGACCACGGACTGGACCGTGACCTCGAGCTCGTGGCCGTCGCGGTCCCGTTCGCCGCGCCAGTCGCGGCTCGCGGGCATCCCCGCCCAACCGATCGCGACGCCCCGCTGACCGTGGCGGAACGGGCGACCGCACGTGTCGGTGACGATCACCGCGACGTCCTCGACGCCGCGGTCCTCGAGCCCCTGACGAATGCGCTCGGCGCTCTCGCTCGGTCGCTTCGGCAGCAGCAGGAGGTCGTGACCCGGCACGTTCGACCGGTCGATCCCCGCGTTGACGCAGATGTGGCCGAAGCGCGTTTCGGTCAGCAGGAACGGACAGTCGATCAGCAACTCCGTGCTCTCCTCGAGGACGGCCTGTGCAAATCGCGGGTCCTTCTCCTCGTCGGTCAACTCGCCGATCTTGTCCGCGATCTCCTGCGCGCGGCCGCTGACGGGGTAATCCTCGAGGTCCGCCGTCCGGCCCTCGGCCTTCGAGACGATCGTGCTCGCGACGGTGAGCACGTCGCCGGGCTCGAGGTCGTCGTCGACCCGCTCCGCCACGAGCGCGGCGATGTCGTCGCCGGGGCGGATCTCGGGGAGGTCCGCCACTGGTGTGAGTTCCATACCGAAGGGTAGACCACCGCTATCAAAAACGCACCGTCACCGGAGAACCGGATCGGCGGGATCGTCGCTCGACTACTCGTTTTGCTTCTCCGCGTTACGATCCGCCTCGAGCGTCCCGTCGTCCCGCTCGTCCGGATCGCCGTGCCCGCCGCCGCCGGGCGTTCGCACAGTGACAGTTGTCCCCGCCTCGACGTCGACGGTCGTCTTCGCGGGGACCGGCTCGCCGTCGAGCAGGTTCTCGCCGGTCGCGCCGTCCTCCCCGCCGGCGACTCCCTTCGGGGCGTGGCGCCGGCGCTCGGTCAGCAGCGAGACCGTCGCCGGCTTCTCGACGGTGACCGAGCGCTCGAGGCCCAGTCCGCCGCGGTACCGGCCGCGACCGCCGCTGCCGTCCCGGAGCGCGTAGCGCTCGACCCGCAGCGGGTACTCCGTCTCGAGGGATTCGACGGGCGTGTTCAGCGTGTTGGTCATGCCGACCTGGACGCCGTCCATGCCGTCGCGGTCGGGGCGGGCACCGAATCCCCCGCCGATCGTCTCGTAGTAGGTAAAGGAACCGTCCCGCGCGCCGATAGTCAGGTTGTTCATCGTGCCTTGGCCCTGCGCGGGCACGCGGTCCGGCGCGGCCTGCGCGAGCGCGGCGAAGACCACGTCCGTCACGCGCTGGCTGGTCTCGACGTTGCCGCCGACCACGGCGGCCGGCGGCTCCGGGTTCAGGAGCGTTCCTTCGGGCGCGCGGACGCTGACGGGTTCGTAGCAGCCGTGGTTCGGCGGGATTTCGGGGTCGGTGATACAGCGCACGACGAAGTAGACCGCGCTCGTCGCGACCGAAAGCGGCGCGTTCACGTTCCCCGCGACCTGTTCAGCGGTCCCCGCGAAGTCGACGTCGATCCGGTCGCCGTCGACCGTGACGGCGACCGCGATCTCGATGTCGTCGTCGGTGACGCCGTCGCCCTCGAGGACGTCGGTCGCCTCGTAGGTCCCGTCCGGCAGCGCGGCGATCTCTTCGCTGATCCGCTCGCGGGAGTAGTCGATCACCGCGTCGAACCCCTCGAGGACGGTCTCGCGGCCGTGTTCCGCGAACAGCTCCTCGAGGCGCTCCTCGGCGCGTTCGTTGGCCGCCTGCTGAGCCCGGAGGTCGGCTCGCCGCTCGCCGGGATTGCGGACGTTCGCGAGCACGAGAGAGCGCACGTCCTCCCGGACGTCGCCGCCCTCCACGAGCTTGATCGGCGGGAGCCGAAGCCCCTCCTGGTAGATCTCCTGTGCGCCGGCCGGCATGCTGCCGGGGGTCATGCCGCCGACGTCGGCGTGGTGGGCGCGGGAAACGGCGTAGCCGACGATTTCGTCGCCGTCATCGCCATCGTCGCCCCCTCTGCCGCCGCTCTCGCCCCCGCTATGACCGGGCGCGATCGGCGAAACCATCGTCACGTCCGGCAGGTGCGTCCCGCCCGTGAACGGGTCGTTGAGCACGAACACGTCGCCGGGCTGGGGGTCCCGTTCGCGGACCGCTTCCACCGCCGCGGGCATCGCGCCGAGGTGGACCGGAATGTGCTCGGCCTGGGCGATCATTCGGCCCTCAGCGTCGAACAGTGCCGTCGAGCAGTCCCGACGCTCCTTGATGTTCGGCGAGTACGCTCCCCGAATGAGGGTCTGACCCATCTCCTCGGCGACGCTTTCCAGTTGGTTGCGCAGCACCTCGAGGGTGACCGGATCGATGCCGTTGCCGTCGCGTTCGGTGTCGTCCGTCGTGGCGTCCGTGTTCGACGTCATCGGTTTACCTCCGTGTCGTTCGTTTTGGTCAGCACCAGGGTGCCGTCCGCCAGCACGTCGCCCGACCAGGCGGGCGGGACGACGGTCGTGCTCTCGGCCTGCTCGAGGATCGCCGGCCCGTCGACGGTCGCGCCCGGCGCGAGCCGGTCCCGCTCGTAGACGGTCGTCTCGTAGGCGCCAGCCTCGTTCCCGGGGAAGTGCGCCTCTCGAGTGCCGACGACGGCGTCGCCGGCGCCCTCGTGGCGGATCGTCGGCTCGTCGCCCGGAATCGTCGCCGTCGCGCGGAGGTTGACGACCTCGATCGATTCGTCCATCGCGTAGCCGTAGGCCCGTTCGTGGGCCTCGTGGAAGCGCTCGGCGACCGCGCTGGCGTCGAACGCGTCGTCGACGGCAACGGTCAGCTCGAAGCTCTGGCCCGCGTACCGGCAGTCCGCGGCCCGCTCGACCCGCGCCGCGTCCGGGTCGGACGCGTCGGCGAGCACGTCGGCAACCAGGTCGTCGTAGACAGTCTCGAGGTCGTCGGGATCGGCGTCCGAAAGTTCGATCCCGACGGTCCGGACGACGTCGTAGCTCTCGTCGGCCGCGAGCAGCCCGAACGCCGAGAGGACGCCGCCCGGCCGCGGGACGACGACCCGGTCGACGGACAGCGACTCGGCCAGCGCCGCGGCGTGCATCGGCCCCGCGCCGCCGAAGGCCACGAGCGCGAACTCGCGGGGGTCGTGGCCCCGCTCGACGGTCACCGACCGAATCGTCCGCGTCATCGTCGCGTTGGCCACGCGGTAGACGCCGCGGGCCGCCTCGAGCGGCCCGTCCAGTCCGGCCTCGTCGGCCAGTCGCTCGAGGGCCTCGCGGGCGGCCTCGACGTCGAGGGTCATCTCGCCGCCCAGCGCGGTCTCGGGGCCGATGTATCCGAGGACAACGTTGGCGTCGGTGACCGTCGGCTCCGTCCCGCCCTTCCCGTAACAGACGGGGCCGGGCTCGGCGCCCGAGGACTCCGGCCCGACGCGGAGGGCACCGCCGGCGTCGACCCAGGCGATGGAGCCGCCGCCCGCGCCGACGGTGTTCACGTTGACCATCGGCGTCCGGATCGGCAGCCCGTCGATCTCCGCGTCGGTCGTCCGCTCCGCACGG
The DNA window shown above is from Halopiger xanaduensis SH-6 and carries:
- a CDS encoding class I SAM-dependent methyltransferase, which produces MDATATEPAYACGRCGRRLSFRKSVDEDGRALVCPNGDATIPVVDGVPRFPVPDGDSSHETLFDRLAPIYESPFWFDPLYRFVGGPAAPRDDRKTVVEMLELEDIDVADGDTPTVLDVACGTGRIARPVAAAANVVGIDISAGMLERAMRYAARDGVDVAFARMSADDLWFDANAFDRATCCWALHLLPDPDAVLEEIARVLRSDGMFVGTALVEDYVLELLPVRATAKGVLDVEPFDATDLRRRLRTAGFSSVEFDRRGAALFFRARCE
- a CDS encoding hydantoinase/oxoprolinase family protein; this translates as MTGNDEPRSVTDAQVGVDVGGTFTDVALSVDDRLITAKVPTTDPQHVGVLEGIEKGCDDAGIDPAEIDGFAHAMTVSVNALLERDGARTALVTTEGFRDVLEIGRQDRPDLYDLEAEKPDPLVARDLRFEVDERTTAAGVERPVDESEIRDLAATLRERDVEAVAVCLLHAYADPENERVVAETLREELDAPVSASHEVLAEFREFERTSTTAVDAYVRPAIDRYVGRLVDRASDEGIPTPRIMQANGGIADPETVRERAVTTTLSGPAAGVVGAAATVDDEDVAGLVTFDMGGTSSDVSLVRDGRAERTTDAEIDGLPIRTPMVNVNTVGAGGGSIAWVDAGGALRVGPESSGAEPGPVCYGKGGTEPTVTDANVVLGYIGPETALGGEMTLDVEAAREALERLADEAGLDGPLEAARGVYRVANATMTRTIRSVTVERGHDPREFALVAFGGAGPMHAAALAESLSVDRVVVPRPGGVLSAFGLLAADESYDVVRTVGIELSDADPDDLETVYDDLVADVLADASDPDAARVERAADCRYAGQSFELTVAVDDAFDASAVAERFHEAHERAYGYAMDESIEVVNLRATATIPGDEPTIRHEGAGDAVVGTREAHFPGNEAGAYETTVYERDRLAPGATVDGPAILEQAESTTVVPPAWSGDVLADGTLVLTKTNDTEVNR
- a CDS encoding hydantoinase B/oxoprolinase family protein, whose translation is MTSNTDATTDDTERDGNGIDPVTLEVLRNQLESVAEEMGQTLIRGAYSPNIKERRDCSTALFDAEGRMIAQAEHIPVHLGAMPAAVEAVRERDPQPGDVFVLNDPFTGGTHLPDVTMVSPIAPGHSGGESGGRGGDDGDDGDEIVGYAVSRAHHADVGGMTPGSMPAGAQEIYQEGLRLPPIKLVEGGDVREDVRSLVLANVRNPGERRADLRAQQAANERAEERLEELFAEHGRETVLEGFDAVIDYSRERISEEIAALPDGTYEATDVLEGDGVTDDDIEIAVAVTVDGDRIDVDFAGTAEQVAGNVNAPLSVATSAVYFVVRCITDPEIPPNHGCYEPVSVRAPEGTLLNPEPPAAVVGGNVETSQRVTDVVFAALAQAAPDRVPAQGQGTMNNLTIGARDGSFTYYETIGGGFGARPDRDGMDGVQVGMTNTLNTPVESLETEYPLRVERYALRDGSGGRGRYRGGLGLERSVTVEKPATVSLLTERRRHAPKGVAGGEDGATGENLLDGEPVPAKTTVDVEAGTTVTVRTPGGGGHGDPDERDDGTLEADRNAEKQNE
- a CDS encoding coenzyme F420-0:L-glutamate ligase translates to MELTPVADLPEIRPGDDIAALVAERVDDDLEPGDVLTVASTIVSKAEGRTADLEDYPVSGRAQEIADKIGELTDEEKDPRFAQAVLEESTELLIDCPFLLTETRFGHICVNAGIDRSNVPGHDLLLLPKRPSESAERIRQGLEDRGVEDVAVIVTDTCGRPFRHGQRGVAIGWAGMPASRDWRGERDRDGHELEVTVQSVVDELSAAANLVTGEGAGGTPAVVVSDWDFGDLEGSDELFRSVEDDLVRQALREWEFDG